The Methyloferula stellata AR4 genome includes a window with the following:
- a CDS encoding LysR family transcriptional regulator, with amino-acid sequence MIDKLEFLLALARERHFGRAAEACGVTQPTMSAAIKQLEESLGVLLVQRGSRFIGLTPEGEHVLEWAKRIVGDTRAMRQEISSLKRGLSGHLRIASIPTALGMVAALTAPFCARHPDVKFTILSRRSHEVLTLLDQLEIHAGITYLDNEPLGHVNTVPLYHEHYCLFIAPDQPLAKKERVTWEEIGALQFCLLTPDMQNRRIIDRRLGHAGFKAVSTLESDSMLALYAHVKTGHWASIMPAKFAETIGVTDSIRVIPIAETEAANLVGLVVPHREPMTPLTAALVETAKKIGPNLDG; translated from the coding sequence ATGATCGACAAGCTTGAATTTCTTCTGGCCTTGGCGCGCGAGCGTCATTTCGGCCGCGCCGCGGAAGCCTGCGGCGTCACCCAGCCGACCATGTCCGCCGCCATAAAGCAGCTCGAGGAGAGCTTGGGCGTCCTTCTCGTGCAGCGAGGCTCGCGGTTTATCGGGCTGACGCCCGAGGGCGAACATGTGCTCGAATGGGCGAAGCGCATCGTCGGCGACACGCGGGCGATGCGCCAGGAGATCAGCTCGCTCAAACGCGGCCTCTCCGGCCATTTGCGGATCGCCTCCATTCCGACGGCGCTCGGCATGGTGGCGGCGTTGACCGCACCCTTTTGCGCGCGCCACCCGGACGTCAAATTCACGATCCTCTCGCGCCGGTCGCACGAGGTTTTGACCCTGCTCGACCAGCTCGAAATCCATGCCGGCATCACCTATCTCGACAATGAGCCGCTCGGCCATGTGAACACCGTGCCGCTTTATCACGAGCATTATTGCCTCTTCATCGCGCCAGATCAGCCTTTGGCGAAGAAGGAGCGGGTAACATGGGAGGAAATCGGCGCGCTGCAATTCTGCCTGCTGACGCCCGACATGCAGAATCGCCGCATCATCGACCGGCGTCTTGGACACGCCGGCTTCAAGGCGGTTTCGACGCTCGAATCGGATTCGATGCTTGCTCTTTACGCCCATGTGAAAACCGGCCATTGGGCGAGCATCATGCCGGCCAAGTTCGCCGAAACCATCGGCGTCACCGACTCGATCCGAGTGATTCCAATCGCCGAAACCGAAGCGGCCAACCTCGTCGGCCTCGTCGTGCCGCATCGCGAGCCCATGACGCCGCTGACCGCGGCCCTTGTCGAAACCGCCAAGAAAATAGGCCCCAATCTCGATGGCTGA
- a CDS encoding energy transducer TonB has translation MSRILAEDEGLPQPARSWSQRHFFVIFIACSLVFHIGLISFVVLFDPTRQLSTQAVEIPVELVSEDQTGPKGGSGQPASEAKAPAQQDQKSGGGSPPEGAGKPDPAKQAASNDKPGGAPGGAEAKPQEPKPQEPQTEKPQPQAEKPQQPQAEKPAEPPVQQAKAPDDKPAENKAEDKKPEDRKPQESKSEEKKPEEKKPAENKPPESKSPESKSTAAETKPEPAQKDVAQKPPAPAPEPPKPAEPKAQAAAPKPSPQPQRQPAQPQQAQAPMQSREEARRALEAAGILPEQPPQSQPAPQPAEQQQQAASMPKFYQPEDKLSLAIPAPMPTDEADSEAVPYKLVVFGMLERVKEYPQSARARHATGHVVISFSIDDNGQPQSIEMLRSSGEADLDAEGLAMVARAAPYPVPPAGAQRDFAIDVGFGGS, from the coding sequence ATGTCCCGGATTCTGGCCGAGGATGAAGGCCTGCCCCAGCCGGCGCGGTCCTGGAGTCAGCGTCACTTCTTTGTCATTTTTATCGCCTGTTCGCTGGTTTTTCACATTGGCTTGATCTCGTTCGTGGTCCTTTTCGATCCGACACGGCAATTGTCGACGCAGGCCGTCGAAATTCCCGTCGAGCTCGTGAGCGAGGATCAGACCGGGCCGAAGGGCGGTTCGGGTCAGCCCGCCTCCGAGGCCAAGGCGCCTGCGCAGCAAGATCAAAAGTCTGGCGGCGGTTCACCCCCGGAAGGCGCCGGGAAGCCCGACCCGGCAAAGCAGGCGGCCTCCAACGACAAGCCGGGCGGGGCTCCCGGTGGGGCTGAGGCCAAGCCGCAAGAGCCAAAGCCGCAAGAGCCCCAGACTGAAAAGCCTCAACCGCAGGCGGAAAAACCTCAGCAGCCACAGGCAGAAAAACCGGCTGAGCCGCCAGTGCAACAGGCCAAGGCGCCTGACGACAAGCCGGCTGAAAATAAGGCAGAGGACAAAAAGCCGGAAGACCGGAAGCCGCAAGAATCAAAGTCAGAAGAGAAAAAGCCGGAAGAGAAAAAGCCGGCGGAGAATAAGCCGCCCGAAAGTAAATCGCCGGAAAGTAAATCGACGGCGGCCGAAACCAAGCCCGAGCCGGCGCAGAAGGACGTTGCTCAAAAGCCGCCGGCGCCTGCGCCTGAGCCGCCGAAACCGGCAGAACCCAAGGCGCAAGCAGCCGCGCCGAAACCCTCGCCTCAGCCGCAGCGGCAGCCCGCGCAGCCGCAGCAAGCGCAAGCTCCGATGCAATCACGCGAGGAGGCGCGCCGGGCCTTGGAGGCCGCGGGTATCCTTCCCGAACAGCCGCCGCAAAGCCAACCGGCGCCGCAACCGGCCGAACAACAGCAGCAGGCCGCGTCCATGCCGAAATTCTATCAGCCCGAGGACAAGCTCTCTCTCGCCATTCCAGCGCCGATGCCGACCGACGAGGCAGACTCGGAGGCGGTGCCTTATAAGCTCGTCGTCTTCGGGATGCTCGAGCGCGTCAAGGAATATCCGCAAAGCGCGCGCGCGCGTCACGCGACGGGACATGTCGTCATCTCCTTCTCGATCGACGACAATGGGCAGCCCCAATCTATCGAGATGCTCCGGTCGAGCGGCGAGGCGGATCTCGATGCCGAAGGCCTTGCAATGGTCGCTCGGGCCGCGCCTTACCCGGTTCCGCCGGCGGGGGCGCAACGCGACTTCGCCATCGACGTCGGATTTGGCGGCTCGTAA
- a CDS encoding GumC family protein: MAAQSFGLSEFSEKHLPSKAWEDDHASNDFDLRAFFRTLRRRKLTMLIAFLAIIGLALLYLVIAPSHYYASASILIDPRLGRGLSVDPSQPNTSSTDASTIDSQVKLLTSQEVLLRVVKSQNLEHDSEFGLKPPGLLARLFGRAKDPSKEDLTPVLKALDEAITIKRPERTYLVEIQVSSVDPVKAANIANAIAHAYIDNQVENRIESATSDLKWVRERMDTLQTQIQAASDKVEAYKSENHIVTTEGLASNEQQISDLTKELGFARGRESEAKAKLDQIRRAARSNQLDAQSGALNSATIERLRSEQAMAERDVARLSNTLGSRHPALLEAEASAAKVKQLIANELQRIQIGAADDYAAAHANEIQLEARIDQLKAQSNTESMNLVPLRQLEREVDALRGSYERFAKIRDNLNEQEAESPPARIVTVARPPLNPSSPRKSIILFLGVGGGLFTAMAAALIHENLAGERPISGAPPIPAKAAPPRKGFRKRRYLDETSDDLDETRW, translated from the coding sequence ATGGCGGCGCAGAGCTTCGGCCTCAGCGAATTTTCCGAAAAACACCTTCCCTCCAAAGCCTGGGAAGACGATCACGCGTCGAATGATTTCGATCTCCGCGCGTTTTTCAGGACCCTTCGCCGGCGCAAATTGACGATGCTGATCGCGTTCCTCGCTATCATTGGCTTGGCGCTTCTTTATCTCGTAATCGCACCCTCGCATTATTATGCTTCGGCATCGATCCTCATCGATCCGCGCTTAGGGCGCGGGCTGAGCGTCGATCCGTCTCAGCCAAATACAAGCTCCACCGATGCGAGCACGATCGACAGCCAGGTCAAACTTCTGACCTCGCAGGAGGTCTTGCTCCGCGTGGTCAAATCGCAAAACCTCGAACATGATTCCGAATTCGGATTGAAGCCGCCGGGACTGCTGGCCAGGCTTTTCGGCCGCGCCAAGGATCCGTCGAAGGAGGATCTCACACCTGTCTTGAAGGCGCTCGACGAAGCCATCACCATCAAGCGCCCGGAGCGGACCTATCTCGTCGAAATCCAGGTCAGCTCGGTCGATCCCGTGAAGGCGGCGAATATCGCCAATGCCATCGCCCATGCCTATATCGACAACCAAGTCGAAAACCGCATCGAATCCGCCACAAGCGATTTGAAATGGGTGCGCGAGCGGATGGATACGCTGCAAACGCAGATCCAGGCCGCGAGCGACAAAGTCGAAGCCTATAAGAGCGAAAACCATATCGTCACGACCGAAGGTCTCGCTTCGAACGAACAGCAGATATCCGACCTCACGAAAGAATTGGGCTTTGCCCGCGGCCGGGAGTCCGAGGCCAAAGCCAAATTGGATCAGATCCGCCGCGCGGCGCGCTCCAATCAGCTCGATGCGCAATCTGGAGCTTTGAACTCGGCGACGATCGAAAGGCTGCGCTCCGAGCAAGCTATGGCGGAACGCGACGTCGCACGATTGTCGAACACGCTCGGGAGCCGCCATCCCGCCCTGTTGGAAGCCGAGGCCTCGGCGGCGAAAGTCAAGCAGCTCATCGCCAATGAGTTGCAGCGCATCCAAATCGGCGCCGCCGACGATTACGCCGCGGCTCACGCCAATGAAATTCAGCTCGAAGCGCGTATCGATCAATTGAAAGCGCAGTCGAACACGGAGAGCATGAACCTCGTTCCATTGCGTCAATTGGAACGCGAAGTCGATGCGCTGCGCGGTTCCTACGAACGCTTCGCCAAAATCAGAGACAATCTGAACGAACAGGAAGCCGAAAGCCCGCCGGCACGGATCGTCACCGTGGCGCGGCCGCCGCTCAACCCGTCGAGCCCGCGCAAGTCGATCATACTTTTTCTCGGCGTCGGTGGCGGCCTTTTCACCGCGATGGCTGCCGCTCTTATTCACGAAAACCTCGCTGGTGAAAGGCCGATCTCGGGTGCCCCGCCAATTCCGGCCAAAGCCGCGCCGCCGCGCAAGGGCTTTCGCAAACGCCGCTACCTTGATGAGACGAGCGACGATTTGGACGAGACCCGCTGGTGA
- a CDS encoding VpsF family polysaccharide biosynthesis protein (VpsF, distantly related to oligosaccharide ligases, is encoded next to the probable flippase VpsE.), translated as MNILQDSHLAIAPSGRLPSLRQPVVARLLRLGAYLMTMLSIVVFFTISPLVLAKFGINYETAGGSPFEKMHPGTLLAMLALALRLASSGEPLKLLWHLLTNRMGLFLFAGSYLVATVYTVLFLKVPFTPMVDTFLLPIIFALLLQDLDERAARLLALVLGLVLCANAFIALAEYLLNWRLVAFNLPEGVTGDPSRTDLIFDWRAALELEWRATALLGHPLQNGLIIGSFILILASPGAGWIPNIVRLPLLLIELASMVTFGSRVSLILTILFGSLLLVRRFAVFLLQRERVSRNAAIAAVLCVPVFAGFCAYLAEAGFFDRLIERFSSDAGSAATRVTMFEMFRPISFYDLLFGPDQALTATWQRMEGLEFGIESFWVGMPLIYGALISAVIFIGLACFCHAMVKMSGRGTALILLTFFLTASTSASLAGKTPALGMETVMILLFLRKDRSGATGGPGRRSQPVKEFGKQSRAIS; from the coding sequence GTGAACATTCTCCAGGACAGCCATCTCGCGATCGCGCCGAGCGGCCGCCTGCCCTCGCTGAGGCAGCCCGTCGTCGCGCGCCTCCTGCGTCTTGGCGCCTATCTCATGACCATGCTGTCGATCGTCGTTTTCTTCACCATATCGCCGCTCGTTTTGGCCAAGTTCGGGATCAATTACGAGACGGCCGGCGGATCGCCGTTCGAAAAAATGCATCCGGGCACTCTCCTCGCCATGCTGGCCCTGGCGCTGCGTTTGGCCTCTTCCGGCGAGCCGCTCAAACTGCTTTGGCATTTGCTGACGAATCGGATGGGTCTTTTTCTGTTTGCCGGCTCCTATCTCGTCGCGACCGTCTATACCGTGCTGTTTCTCAAAGTGCCGTTCACGCCGATGGTCGACACGTTTCTTTTGCCGATCATCTTCGCGCTTCTTCTGCAGGATCTCGATGAACGCGCAGCCAGACTTCTGGCCTTGGTGCTCGGTCTCGTGCTTTGCGCCAACGCCTTCATTGCGCTTGCCGAATATCTCTTGAACTGGCGGCTGGTGGCGTTCAACCTGCCGGAAGGCGTGACCGGCGATCCGTCACGCACGGATCTCATCTTCGACTGGCGCGCGGCGCTCGAGTTGGAGTGGCGCGCCACGGCGCTGCTCGGCCATCCGCTGCAAAATGGTCTGATCATCGGTTCCTTCATTCTCATTCTCGCGTCGCCTGGGGCCGGCTGGATTCCCAATATCGTGCGGCTGCCTTTGCTGCTTATCGAACTCGCCTCCATGGTGACGTTCGGAAGCCGCGTTTCGCTGATTTTGACGATCCTCTTCGGCAGCCTGCTGCTCGTGCGTCGCTTTGCCGTCTTTTTGCTGCAGCGCGAACGCGTGAGCCGCAATGCTGCGATCGCCGCGGTCTTATGCGTACCGGTCTTCGCCGGCTTTTGCGCCTACCTTGCTGAGGCCGGGTTTTTCGATCGCCTGATCGAGCGTTTCAGCAGCGACGCAGGCAGCGCGGCGACGCGCGTGACGATGTTTGAAATGTTTCGCCCCATCTCCTTCTACGATCTGCTGTTCGGACCGGATCAGGCTCTGACCGCAACTTGGCAAAGGATGGAAGGACTGGAATTCGGCATCGAAAGCTTCTGGGTCGGCATGCCTTTGATCTATGGCGCACTCATCAGCGCCGTCATCTTCATCGGCCTCGCTTGCTTCTGTCATGCCATGGTCAAAATGAGTGGGCGCGGTACAGCCTTGATCCTACTAACCTTTTTCCTCACGGCCAGCACCTCCGCTTCGCTGGCAGGTAAGACGCCAGCGCTCGGCATGGAAACCGTCATGATCCTGCTCTTCCTGCGCAAGGACAGGTCGGGTGCAACTGGCGGCCCCGGTCGCCGGTCCCAACCGGTAAAAGAATTTGGTAAACAATCGCGTGCGATAAGTTAA
- a CDS encoding mannose-1-phosphate guanylyltransferase/mannose-6-phosphate isomerase, protein MLKILPVIMCGGTGTRVWPESRESLPKQFIPLVGSSSTFQMSVENLADPVFETPIVISNRDYRFLAAEQLQLIGRSAQIILEPVRRDSGPAVAVAAELAARMSPDTIVAVLAADHVVQDRAGFVALCKEAAVAAAAGFIVTLGIKPREAATGYGYIKTGKPIFADGSVLKVEGFVEKPDAATAKRYVDENYLWNSGNFFFRADVMQAELQHYEPRMIEAAAEAVDKAQRDLDFTVLDLGAFAQATQKSIDYAVMEHTDKAAVIPADIGWSDVGTWSAVWELSERNEIGNSIRGRGVVMNANNVHIRSEELLTTVVGVDNIIVVTTQDAVLVLDKDRANEVKQLVDQLKCENRREVFEHKRSYRPWGYYQSVDEGARYQVKRIVVKPGERLSLQKHFHRAEHWIVVKGIAEVTRNNELHLVHENESIYLPIGSTHRMANPGKIDLELIEVQTGSYLGEDDIIRIEDVYNRG, encoded by the coding sequence GTGCTTAAAATTCTTCCGGTGATCATGTGCGGTGGAACGGGAACCAGGGTTTGGCCGGAGTCGCGCGAAAGTCTGCCCAAGCAATTCATTCCGCTCGTCGGCAGCAGCTCCACCTTTCAGATGAGCGTCGAAAATCTCGCCGATCCGGTGTTCGAAACGCCGATCGTGATTTCCAATCGCGATTACCGCTTTCTCGCAGCCGAACAATTGCAGCTCATCGGCCGGTCCGCGCAAATCATTCTCGAGCCCGTACGCCGTGATTCAGGTCCAGCCGTCGCCGTCGCGGCGGAACTCGCGGCGCGGATGTCGCCCGACACGATCGTCGCCGTTTTAGCCGCCGACCATGTGGTGCAGGACCGCGCCGGCTTTGTGGCTTTGTGCAAAGAAGCGGCGGTCGCGGCTGCCGCGGGCTTCATCGTGACGCTCGGGATCAAACCGCGCGAAGCGGCGACGGGCTATGGCTATATCAAGACGGGCAAGCCGATTTTCGCCGACGGCAGCGTATTGAAGGTTGAGGGCTTCGTCGAAAAGCCGGATGCGGCCACGGCAAAACGCTATGTCGACGAGAACTACCTTTGGAACTCCGGCAATTTCTTTTTCCGCGCCGATGTCATGCAAGCCGAACTGCAGCATTACGAGCCGCGGATGATCGAGGCGGCCGCCGAGGCGGTGGACAAGGCGCAAAGAGATCTCGATTTCACGGTTCTCGACTTGGGCGCCTTCGCCCAGGCGACGCAGAAATCGATCGATTATGCCGTCATGGAACATACCGATAAGGCCGCAGTCATCCCGGCCGATATCGGCTGGTCGGATGTCGGCACATGGTCGGCCGTTTGGGAGCTTTCGGAACGCAATGAAATCGGCAATTCGATCCGTGGCCGCGGCGTCGTCATGAACGCGAACAATGTGCATATTCGCTCCGAAGAGCTTCTGACGACCGTCGTCGGCGTCGATAATATTATCGTGGTGACGACGCAGGATGCCGTGCTCGTTCTCGACAAGGACCGCGCCAATGAGGTCAAACAGCTTGTCGACCAGTTGAAATGCGAGAACCGCCGCGAGGTTTTCGAGCATAAGCGCTCCTACCGGCCATGGGGCTATTATCAATCGGTCGATGAAGGCGCGCGCTACCAGGTCAAGCGGATCGTCGTGAAGCCCGGCGAGCGTCTATCCCTGCAAAAGCATTTCCATCGCGCCGAACATTGGATCGTCGTCAAGGGCATCGCCGAGGTGACCCGCAACAACGAGCTGCATCTCGTGCATGAGAATGAATCGATCTATCTGCCGATCGGCTCGACGCATCGCATGGCCAATCCCGGCAAGATCGATCTCGAACTGATCGAGGTTCAGACCGGGTCCTACCTTGGCGAAGACGATATCATCCGCATCGAGGATGTTTATAATCGCGGTTGA
- a CDS encoding exopolysaccharide biosynthesis polyprenyl glycosylphosphotransferase, whose amino-acid sequence MSSRHQTMGFSSRQGFGPLPRLGWALNPRINTSLIRGGFALLAVLSDLGAIGVAAMATRLLCSPGSEAAGAAHSGLPLTLIVTIFFLASNMMRSEYKIVHYLAYKDCTQRVFLPWNIAFLCVFAISFWTRTALDHSLFQAAVFYGASLFHLILARALLVKWVRWRAEAGSIATRRVLLVGFEDEVTQFSEDYEPWRLGMHVSAASVLRGREHLKEDLALASAYARILRPDDIFILVPWSHKETIDECINAFLRIPASIHLGPERVLDRFMDAQVCKIGQMVSLNLVHRPLSPAEVFVKRALDVTLAGMACLALLPFFLAVAIAIKCDSPGPVIFRQRRYGFNQEPFRIFKFRSMTTLEDGANVKQATQNDSRVTRLGRFMRRFNIDELPQLLNVLRGEMSLVGPRPHALAHDQLFEPFIGLYARRHNVKPGITGWAQVNGFRGAFTDEKIRQRIAYDLYYIDNWSLLFDIQILWLTVTSKKAYSNAY is encoded by the coding sequence TTGTCCAGCCGCCATCAAACGATGGGCTTCTCGTCTCGTCAGGGCTTCGGGCCGCTGCCGCGTCTCGGCTGGGCTCTGAATCCCCGGATCAATACCAGTTTGATCCGAGGCGGTTTCGCACTGCTCGCCGTCCTGAGCGATCTCGGCGCGATCGGCGTCGCCGCGATGGCGACACGGCTTTTATGTTCCCCGGGGTCTGAGGCCGCAGGCGCGGCGCACTCCGGCCTGCCGCTGACATTGATCGTCACCATATTCTTCCTCGCCTCGAACATGATGCGAAGCGAATATAAAATCGTGCATTACCTGGCCTATAAGGACTGCACGCAGCGCGTCTTCCTGCCTTGGAACATCGCGTTTCTATGTGTCTTCGCGATCAGTTTCTGGACGCGCACGGCCCTCGACCATTCGCTTTTTCAAGCCGCCGTCTTTTACGGCGCCAGCCTGTTCCACCTCATTCTCGCCCGCGCGCTGCTCGTCAAATGGGTGCGCTGGCGCGCCGAAGCGGGCAGTATCGCGACAAGGCGCGTGCTGCTCGTCGGCTTCGAAGATGAGGTCACGCAATTCTCGGAAGATTACGAACCCTGGCGCCTCGGCATGCATGTCAGCGCCGCGTCGGTCCTGCGCGGCCGGGAGCATTTGAAGGAAGATTTGGCGCTCGCAAGCGCCTATGCGCGCATTTTGCGGCCTGACGATATTTTCATCCTGGTTCCTTGGTCGCATAAGGAAACGATCGATGAATGCATCAATGCCTTTTTGCGCATACCGGCCTCGATCCACCTCGGCCCGGAGCGCGTGCTCGATCGTTTCATGGATGCACAGGTGTGCAAGATCGGGCAGATGGTCAGTCTCAATCTCGTCCACCGCCCGCTGTCGCCGGCCGAGGTGTTCGTCAAACGCGCCCTCGATGTGACGCTGGCCGGCATGGCATGTCTCGCTCTCTTGCCGTTTTTTTTGGCCGTCGCGATCGCCATTAAATGCGATAGTCCCGGCCCCGTCATTTTCCGGCAGCGCCGTTACGGCTTCAATCAGGAGCCGTTTCGCATCTTCAAGTTTCGCTCGATGACCACGCTCGAAGACGGCGCCAATGTGAAACAGGCGACGCAAAACGATAGTCGCGTGACGCGCCTCGGACGTTTCATGCGCCGCTTCAATATCGATGAACTGCCGCAATTATTGAACGTGCTGCGCGGTGAAATGTCCCTCGTCGGCCCGCGCCCTCACGCGCTGGCGCATGACCAGCTTTTCGAGCCCTTCATCGGGCTTTATGCCAGACGCCACAATGTGAAGCCCGGCATCACGGGATGGGCGCAGGTGAATGGATTTCGCGGCGCCTTCACGGACGAAAAAATCCGGCAGAGAATAGCCTACGATCTCTACTATATCGACAATTGGTCTTTGCTGTTCGACATCCAGATTCTCTGGCTGACCGTTACGTCGAAAAAGGCCTATAGCAACGCCTATTGA
- a CDS encoding lipopolysaccharide biosynthesis protein, with the protein MSSRWSADPMLIRQTLLYLPAQLIGPALQLFAAVIWTHWLTPDAYGALLFLIAGQELISVICLSWWSYYTLRYLGAVGDAEGQRRYLASEGSVLAMTSIVQTILAVLVLATLSIKVTPELIAATVLYTLTRSAIAHLSERARASSRIELYTFAQTAGPALGFVLAFSAIVFIAPTAENALFGFAIAQAISLLFLGRAMHLSFGSRTLDRETLERALRFGIPLVIAGVVGWISVNGIRVIINETRGAEAMGLVSVGWSLGQRLAVTMAMLVTAAAFPLAVKHLHDGSREESLRQLANSGALLFALLLPTSVGLVLVTPHLIALTIAKPFQAVTVAVLPIAVIAGSLRNMRLHFSDQAFLLFERTDLATWVNGFEAVAVILFCLIGLAVDGIVGAAAGCLAGSFLGAIAGMSLSRLRFGLIIPWGHVARITIATAVMALVVVLTPDRDNASILPLVLKVGDGIIAYAVTLFVLYPSFRRSLRHLSVFGGAVT; encoded by the coding sequence ATGTCGTCAAGATGGTCCGCCGATCCCATGCTGATCCGTCAAACCCTCCTTTATTTGCCGGCGCAATTGATAGGGCCCGCGCTGCAACTCTTCGCGGCGGTTATATGGACGCATTGGCTGACGCCGGATGCCTATGGCGCCTTGCTGTTCCTGATCGCAGGCCAGGAACTCATCTCCGTGATCTGCCTTTCCTGGTGGTCGTATTATACGTTGCGCTATCTCGGCGCCGTCGGCGATGCCGAAGGGCAACGCCGCTATCTCGCCTCGGAAGGCTCGGTTCTCGCCATGACCTCGATCGTTCAAACGATCCTGGCTGTGCTGGTCCTCGCGACTCTATCCATCAAAGTGACGCCGGAACTGATCGCGGCGACTGTTCTCTACACGTTGACGCGTTCCGCGATCGCTCATCTGAGCGAACGGGCCCGGGCCAGCAGCCGCATCGAGCTTTACACTTTTGCGCAAACAGCGGGGCCGGCGCTCGGCTTCGTATTGGCCTTCTCGGCCATTGTCTTCATCGCACCCACAGCGGAAAACGCGCTGTTCGGTTTTGCCATCGCACAGGCGATTTCGCTGCTCTTTCTCGGACGAGCGATGCATCTCTCGTTCGGCAGCAGAACGCTCGACCGCGAAACCCTGGAACGGGCGCTGCGTTTCGGTATCCCGCTTGTGATCGCAGGCGTGGTCGGCTGGATCAGCGTGAACGGCATTCGCGTGATCATCAATGAGACGAGAGGCGCGGAAGCCATGGGTCTTGTTTCCGTCGGCTGGAGCCTCGGGCAGCGATTGGCGGTGACCATGGCGATGCTTGTGACGGCCGCGGCGTTCCCGCTCGCAGTCAAGCATCTGCATGACGGATCGCGCGAAGAATCGCTGCGGCAATTGGCGAATTCCGGCGCACTTCTGTTCGCGCTTTTGCTGCCGACCTCGGTCGGCCTCGTGCTGGTCACGCCGCATCTGATCGCGCTGACGATCGCGAAGCCCTTCCAGGCCGTCACTGTGGCGGTCTTGCCCATAGCGGTCATCGCCGGGTCGCTTCGCAATATGCGCCTGCATTTCAGCGATCAGGCTTTTCTCCTGTTCGAGCGCACCGATCTTGCCACCTGGGTCAATGGATTCGAAGCCGTTGCCGTGATCCTATTCTGTCTAATCGGGCTGGCTGTCGATGGCATTGTCGGCGCGGCGGCGGGATGCCTCGCCGGTTCGTTTCTGGGTGCGATCGCCGGCATGAGCCTTTCGCGTCTTCGCTTCGGTCTCATCATTCCCTGGGGCCACGTCGCCCGTATCACGATTGCGACGGCCGTCATGGCGCTCGTTGTTGTGCTGACGCCGGATCGTGACAACGCGTCCATCCTTCCCCTCGTCCTAAAGGTGGGGGATGGGATCATTGCCTATGCGGTCACTCTGTTCGTACTTTATCCGTCGTTCAGACGCTCATTGCGGCATCTGAGCGTTTTTGGGGGCGCCGTGACCTGA
- a CDS encoding glycosyltransferase, translating into MRSHAYRTCLFHPMDPRGTKLGGIETHVRLILSAHPGDFSILFVGVDERGDCRLGEVTELTIGTRKIAFLPVINMSEDKINLASKTILGSLTLRYALGVLRYLPRIKSLLKGSSASADLQRYEFAVLAKLLGLPFVLMIHNEGSKNDAMDSLLKRYWFIHLLNERIAVRLAGHIFGVNPNIVERIKRLYPSAARKIEMMTVSIDTQRFAARPFDCSDGIFKIVFAGRLDAFKDPPLMFTVLRDLHARLDGRLAFHYVGPTDPHRYAEFAAIEPFSVLHGSRTSAEVASIMAQCHAGILTSHFEGMPCYLLECLSTGRPVAAIRLPQYEPLIIEGISGSLVARTDPADACKSALVDAFAALWDKIRAGTLDPSRIHACVEPYSVENQMTRLFACHRALQHERIRVAPAPLR; encoded by the coding sequence ATGCGCAGTCACGCCTATCGGACGTGCCTTTTCCATCCGATGGATCCGCGCGGCACGAAGCTCGGCGGGATCGAAACCCATGTCCGTTTGATCCTGTCGGCACACCCGGGCGATTTCTCGATCCTCTTCGTCGGTGTCGATGAACGCGGCGATTGCCGGCTTGGCGAAGTGACGGAACTGACGATCGGCACCAGAAAAATCGCCTTCCTGCCGGTGATCAATATGTCCGAAGACAAGATCAATCTTGCCAGCAAAACGATCCTCGGTTCGCTCACGCTGCGCTATGCGCTCGGCGTCTTGCGTTATCTGCCGCGCATCAAAAGCTTGCTCAAGGGGAGCTCGGCGTCGGCGGACCTGCAACGCTATGAATTTGCCGTGTTGGCGAAACTGCTCGGCCTGCCTTTCGTTTTGATGATCCATAATGAGGGGTCGAAAAACGATGCAATGGACAGTCTTCTCAAACGCTATTGGTTCATCCATCTGTTGAATGAGCGCATAGCGGTGAGATTGGCCGGTCATATCTTTGGCGTGAATCCGAATATCGTCGAGCGTATCAAGCGGCTCTATCCGTCGGCGGCGCGGAAAATCGAGATGATGACCGTTTCAATCGATACGCAGCGTTTCGCGGCGCGCCCTTTCGATTGCAGCGACGGCATTTTCAAGATCGTCTTTGCCGGCCGCCTCGATGCCTTCAAGGACCCGCCCTTGATGTTTACGGTCCTGCGCGATCTTCACGCGCGCCTCGATGGGCGGCTCGCCTTTCATTATGTCGGCCCGACCGATCCGCACCGCTATGCGGAGTTCGCGGCGATCGAACCCTTCAGCGTGCTGCATGGCTCGCGCACATCCGCGGAAGTGGCTTCGATCATGGCGCAATGCCATGCCGGCATTCTCACATCCCATTTCGAAGGCATGCCCTGTTATCTTCTGGAATGTCTATCGACCGGGCGTCCCGTGGCTGCGATCCGCCTGCCGCAATATGAGCCCTTGATCATCGAAGGGATCAGCGGAAGCCTTGTCGCCCGCACCGATCCGGCCGATGCCTGCAAGAGCGCATTGGTCGATGCTTTCGCCGCGCTCTGGGACAAGATCCGCGCCGGAACGTTGGATCCAAGCCGCATCCATGCCTGCGTCGAGCCTTATTCGGTCGAAAATCAAATGACGCGGCTTTTTGCCTGCCATCGCGCCTTGCAGCACGAGCGGATCAGGGTCGCGCCAGCACCTCTTCGATGA